GGAGAAAGATCATCCAGTAATAAATGTACTCATTAAATTTGGTATTGAAATTGATGAAACTGAAAACTTAATCATTCGTAGAGAAATTACAGCTCAAGGAAAAAGCTCATCAAGGGTAAACGGTATTTTAGTCAATTTATCTATGCTTCGTGAAATAGGGGAATGTTTAATTAATATCCATGGACAACATGAACACCAATCACTTTTAAATGTTGATCAACATTTATTGTGGTTGGATTTATTTGGTGATGAAAAAATTAAGAATTTAAAAACTAAATATCAATCTATTTATAAGAGATATACAATGATTCAAACTGAGCTGAGGCAACTACAAGAATCAGACAAGCAACTGTTGCAAATGAAAGATCTATATTCTTTTCAAATAGACGAAATTGAAAAAGCACAGTTAAAAATTGGAGAAGATGAATTTTTAATAGAAGAAAAGCACAAGCTAGCTAATGCAGAAAAAATGTATGATGGAATTAATAAGGCTTATCAACTCCTATATGGAACAGAACAAACACTAGATTCTATAGGAAAAGCTGTTTCAAATATTGAGCAAATATCTCACTATGATCAAAAAGTGTTACAACCTTTATTAGAACAAATACAATCTGCATATTATCAAATAGAAGATTCATCATTTGGTTTGAGGGAATATCGGGAGAGTATAGAATTTAATCCTTCTCGTCTTGATGAAATTGAACAAAGACTTGCATTGATATCATCCTTAAAAAGGAAGTATGGGGAAAGTTTAGAAGAAATTTTGAATTACGTAGAAAAAATAAAATCTGAACTTGAGCAAATGGAAAATAAAGATGATAAAATTCAGGAGCTCGAAAAAGAAAAAGAAATTATTTTACACGAGTTGAGGAAATCAGCTAAACAATTATCTGACAAAAGAAGAAAAATCTCCGATCAATTATCAAAAAAAATTGAATTGGAGTTACGTGACTTACAGATGGAAAAAACTAGGTTTGATGTACATATTTCTAATGATTTAAATCATTTTACTAAAGAAGGATGGGATCGTATTGAATTTATGATTTCACCAAATCCAGGAGAACCATTAAGACCATTACATAAAATAGCTTCTGGTGGAGAAATGTCACGTATTATGCTTGCTTTAAAAACCATTTTTTCAAAAATGGATAGAATTCCAGTATTAATATTTGATGAAGTAGATACAGGTGTAAGTGGACGGGCTGCTCAAGCAATAGCCGAAAAAATGTCGATGTTGTCAACGAAGTGTCAAGTCTTTTCCATTACTCATTTACCTCAAGTTGCCTGTATGGCGGATGTACATTATCTAATTCGTAAATTCATTGAAAATGATAGAACCTTTACCCATGTAAGTCATTTACATGAAGGAAAACGAATCAATGAAATGGCACGAATGCTTGGTGGTGTTGAAGTGACAAAAACAACGGAACATCATGCCAAAGAAATGCTTGTCATGGCCGATAAGAAAAAGGAACAGAGGAATCATTTACAATTATAAAAGAACTACGCTGAGGATAACTTATAGGTACGCAATTGGCGATCCTACTCGTCAAGCGAAGGAGGATAAGGGAGCGTGATTTTTTGTTCGTAAAAAGATTGATTGGACTTCTGCTCGTTTTCTTCATTTGTATCTTTGGTTTATCTTCTCCATTTCAAAGTTATGCATCATTTCCAACTGAGTTAAGGTTATTTTCAGGTCAAGGAAAAAAGTTGGATTTTACGATGCCTGTTCATGCTCAGCTCACTGTTAAAGATCCGAGTGTTTTAAAAGTTAATGGGCAGTCCAAACCATCTTTTCAGTTGGATTTAAATGAACCCATTTCCATACAGTCAAATGAGATTGGGCACACTGAAATGCAGTTGAAATTATTTGGAAAGATTCCTTTTAAAAAAGTTAGTGTAAACATAATGCCTGATTTAAAAGTTATTCCAGGTGGTCAAACAATCGGGGTAAAATTAAAATCTGATGGTGTTTTAGTTGTAGGACATCACCTTGTATCAGCATCTGAGGATAATAAAATTTCGCCAGGAGAAAAAGCAAAGGTAAAATTAGGGGATTTAATAACTGAAATCAATCAACAAAAAATTACTAAAGTTAGTAAAGTATCTGATTTTGTAAATGATGCTGGAAAAAAAGGACAAGCAATAAACTTAACCTTGCTAAGAAATGGAAAAGAGCTTAATGTAAAGTTAAAACCGGTATTTGATATAGAAGATAATAAATATCGATTAGGACTATACATTAGAGATTCGGCTGCAGGAGTAGGTACACTTACATTTTATTCTTCAGACTTAAAAAAATATGGAGCATTAGGACATACGATTACAGATATGGATACAAATACTCCAATCAAAGTCGGTGAGGGTGAAATAGTTCACTCAAAAGTTACGTCGATTTCTAAAAGTAAAAACGGTATACCAGGTGAAAAAAGAGCCATATTATCAAATCAAGGTAAAGTATTAGGAGATATTACTAAAAACACACCATTTGGTATCTTTGGGAATATGGGCGAGTTGCCTGATCACGGTAAGATTAAAAAAGCATTGCCTGTAGCATTTGCTGAAGAAATAAAAAAAGGACCTGCTCAAATTTTAACTGTTGTAGATGGTCAAAAAGTTGAAGCATTTAATATTGAAATTAAACATATTGCTGAACAAAATGCACCAGCTACAAAAGGAATGATCATTAAAGTTACCGATCCACGTTTAATTGAAAAAACAGGGGGGATTGTACAAGGGATGAGTGGCAGTCCAATTATTCAAGATGGGAAAATTGTAGGTGCTGTAACCCACGTTTTTGTAAATGATCCAACCTCTGGGTATGGTTGTTTTATTGAGTGGATGTTAAAAGATGCAGACATTATGGAAAATATAAATAAAAATAAAGAGGACTCTGCTGCTTAATAAATTTATAAGATGGAAACCCAAAATTTTAAAATTCTTTTTAAAGCGCCCATAAAGGGCGCATATTTGTTTGAAAAGCTAAGTTGGGAATTAATTAAATCTCAGAAAAATTTTTTTCGACAGGAGGAAATTAATTTGACATGTCGAAATGTATAGTTATGGCAAATATTTTTTTGAGGAGGATCTTTCGTGCAACAAAAAATTCAAGTTTTATTAGCAGATGACAACAGAGAATTTACAAATTTACTTTCAGAATATATATCTGAACAGGAAGATATGGAAGTGATGGGGGTTGCGTTTCATGGTGAAGAAGTTATCGACTTAATTGAACAAGGAAAAACACCAGATGTTCTTATCGTTGATATCATAATGCCTCATTTAGACGGTTTAGGGGTATTGGAGAAACTTCGAGAATTAAATATATCACCTCAACCAAAAATCATAATGCTGACCGCTTTTGGGCAAGAGAATATTACACAAAAAGCAGTACAACTTGGTGCCTCTTACTACATATTAAAGCCATTTGACTTTGATGTTTTATCAAATCGAATTCGACAATTAGTCAATCATTCATCTGTTGTTTCATCACGAAGTTCACAACCGCCTTCTTCAAAACAAAATATTGTTCCTATAGCAAAAACGAAAAATCTGGATGCCAATATTACTTCAATTATTCATGAAATTGGTGTACCAGCTCACATTAAAGGGTATCAATATTTACGTGAAGCAATCACAATGGTTTATAAAAATATAGAAATATTAGGTTCAATAACTAAAACATTATACCCGGCTATAGCTGAAAAATATAAAACAACACCAAGCCGTGTAGAACGTGCTATAAGACACGCAATTGAAGTAGCATGGACAAGAGGCAACATCGACTCCATAAGCCTCCTATTCGGTTACACAGTGAATATCAGCAAGTCTAAACCTACGAATAGTGAGTTTATCGCTATGGTAGCGGATAAGTTGAGGATTGAACATAAAGTTTCTTGAAATGAATAATCAATAAATATATTATAACCGCTATTAATTAGATTAAAAAATCTAATTAATAGCGGTTTCTTTATGGTATTTTATTAAAAATTTTTACAGAATTATTATAAGCCCATTTTTTTAATTTATTTTTAATTCCGTGGCAAACAACCAATCAATTTTTTATGTTCAGAATACAATATCTAAATACTATTATTTAATTATGAAAGGAGAAAAAGATATGGGTGTAAAAGTAACCCCAATATTATGTGATTGTACTTCTCAAACTCAATCTTTATGCCCTGATAAAATAAAGGTGGATGTCGTTGTAGGAGAATTAAGTCTGCAGATCGATTTAGAAGCGGATATAGAGCTTGATACACCTGCAATTGATATAAAGGATATTGATAAGAAAGTTTTTCTTGAACAGTGTGAATTTATCTCAGTAAATAATAGTTCGTCAAATTGCGATTGTGGCATAGTGAATGGAAAAGTCTTTCTAGGTGGATTTGTAAGAAAAAATATTAGGTATTCTGCTGCAGACTGTGCAAATGATGATGGAGTTTGTGGTGAGATTAGGCATTGTACGGTAAATGTTCCCTTTAATTGTGTAGTTCCAGTTGAGGATTCAAATGTTAGTAGTTCTCATGTAGAAAAAGGCACCATGGATTTTCATGGTCGTAAGTTAAAAGAGTTTAATCAAAGCATTTCTGAGCCTTATAATGAACCTGTTAAATGTTGTATAGATCAAGTTACATTTAAAGAAAAGGATTTGTTCAGAAATCAGGTACCATTATCCTATGGTCCTAAAACAGAAAAATCATTTTGTGTCATTAGGGAAAAAATGGTTATCCTGGTGGATTTAACTTTAATTCAAAAACGAAAAGTAGAATCATGTTTAATTATTTCTTCAAGCTCAAAATGTTAGTATAAATACGAAAATATTGAAATTTAAAATAAATCGTCTGTTTAATCACAAAAAATAAGATGATTTATTTTTTTTGTTCAAAAAAAATTCATATTTATTTCACACTGTTGACATAAAGGGGATTTGTTTAAGATAATACTGTATGTAAAATAATAATATAGATTATAAATTTTAGGGGGCATTCAGAAATGCACAAATGGATCATGGTTTCACTATTTGTCATAGCAAGTGTGTTAGGAATTGTTGTTACATTCGATGCTATTGGACAACATGAAGCTGAAGAAGAAGTTGAAGAAGAAAATGCTTTAGTATTTAAAGCAGTGAACTGGAATTTTGATCAAGAGGAATATATCGTTGAAAAAGGTCAAACATTGAAGTTGTCTATGAAAAACTTACCAGGAGAAGGAAAACATTATGTTAAAATTGAGGAGTTAGGGATAGAATTACTACCTGGGGAAGAGCCTGTTGAGGTTACTTTTGATGAAGCTCAAACTTATACTGTAATTTGTAGCTTCCCATGTGGTGAAGGACATGAAACTATGGCTTCAACAATTATAGTACAATAAGAATTTACAGCAATAACTTTTTAAACCGTGATACATGTATTACGGTTTTTTTGTGCTCTCTTTTCTTTTAAGAATAAAAACTGTGTGAATAATTTCGAATCCATTATTAAATAATAAAACTTGGAAAAGGTTAATTGAGGAGTGTTTTAATGTGAAATTATGGAATCAACTAAACAAGAAGGATTTCCAGGACTTCTTCCCTTTACAAGGAACTGTACAAGTGGATAAAATTACCAAACACTTACTCATGACCATTAAACCAAAACAAATCGCAGTCATTAAACATCAAAATATTGATGAAATTGCAGCAAGAGATATAGTTCGAAGTAAAGTGAAAGTAGTCATTAACGCAGACGAAACAATGACAGGAAGTTATCCAACAAAAGGACCTCTTATTTTGTTAAATGCCGGTATTCCCATATTAGAAATTGCAAAAGATTTTTTTAAGTTGTTTTCAAATGGTCAAATGGTTAAAATTCATTCATCCCATATTTATGTTGGGAAAAATCAAATTCCTTTTGTAATGTTTACTGAAGACAAGTATAAACACTTAATTAAAATCAGTTATAAAAAATTACCTGTTAATTTAAATAGTTTTATTGACAACACATTACAATATGCTCAAAAAGAGAAGGATTTTGTAGTTCAATCGTTAGAAATTCCAAAGTTGAAAACAATATTAACTAATAAGCCTGTAGTCATTGTAGTAAGAGGAAAGGACTATAGAAATGATCTTCTTGCAATTAAAGATTTTGTAGAGGATATCAATCCGGTATTAATTGGAGTTGACGGTGGTGCTGATGCTTTGTTGGAGCATGGTTATCACCCTCATCTTGTCATTGGTGATATGGATAGCATTTCAAATCATGCTCTTTTAGCTGGGTCTGAACTCATCGTTCATGCTTATCCTAATGGGGACGCTCCTGGCCTTAAAAGGATTCAATCTCTAGGATTAGAAGCAAAAAAGATCTCAGCAGCTGGAACTAGTGAAGATATAGCCATGTTGTTAGCTTATGAGAAAAAGGCTGAGATGATTATTACATTGGGTGCACATTCACACATGATTGATTTTTTAGAAAAAGGTAGAAAAGGAATGGCCAGTACTTTGCTTGTCAGAATGAAAATTGGTGACAAATTAATTGATGCAAAGGGTGTAAGCAAATTATATCAACGAAAAGTAAAGTTCCGAAGTATGTGGCCCCTTCCATTAGCAGCACTTTTCCCTATATTAATTATGGCCTATGTTCATCCTGGATTCAGGGACATTGTTCATATGCTCTGGGTTTATATTAAACTTTCTGTTTTCTAGGTGGTGTATTGTATTGGTTTCTAGTCGATATTATATTATTACGATCATTTCCATATTCCTTGCACTAGGAATTGGAATATTGATTGGCAGTACATTAGGTCAACAATGGATTCATCATACTGAGGAAAGCATAGCTGAGAGATTTATGGAGAAGTATGAATCGCAGTTATCAATCAATCAAGAACTCCGAAAACAAGTTGGTTCGTTACAACTATTGAATCAAAAAACGATACCCATTTTTCAACATAAAAAAATGATGTGGATAAGTTCTGAAGATGTGAATAAAGACATGCTGGCTTTTGCAATTCAATCTGTGGGTGGGGAATGGCTTGAGGCACCTATGAGGGAAACACCAGATCTTATTATGGTATCAGAAGGACAGTTTGAATTAATGACAAATCAAATGAAAGACTGGAAAACATTAAATGAACAATCAAACCCAATCATCATTCAAGTTAGTTCAAATGTATTACCTTTTGATGAACCTCAAGAAATTGTTAATTTTGTAATGTATATTAAAAAAATAATGGAGGAAGAAACACATGCAACCCTCGGTGTCTATAATTATCCCAGCTTGGAATGAAGGGAATAATATAATTGAAACATTACATTCATTGCATGATTTAAGAAATTTAGAAGGTAAAGAAAAATGGAACGAAATCATCGTTGTTGATGATGGAAGTGAAGATGATACATATGGTAAGGCTAAAAAATGGGCAGATCTAGTCATAAGGCATTCTGAAAATATGGGAAAGGGGACTTCATTAGAGACGGGTTGGAAAAAAGCCAAAAATGAGATTATTGTGTTTCTAGATGCTGATTTAGGGCAAACAGCATATTTGACTTCTAAGTTAGTAGCTCCTATCATTGAGTCAGAAATGGATATGATAATTGCACGTTTTCCAAAATCAAATAAAAAAGCTGGGTTTGGATTTGTTAAAAAGCTAGCTGTAAATGGTATATATTGGTTAAGTGGTTATGAAACTACAGCACCTTTGTCAGGTCAAAGAGCGATGAGAAAGAGTGTATTGGAGTCGATATCTTTGTCAGATGGTTTTGGGATAGAAGTAGGTTTAACGATAGATGCAGTCAAGAAAGGTTTTCAATTATGTGAAGTTGATATTGCTTATAAACATCGAGAAACTGGAAGAGATTGGGCAGGTTTTAAACATAGAGGTAAACAATTTATTTCTGTCTCAAGGACTTTGTATCATAAATGGCGTGATCCAGTATGTTAACACAAGTGATGTTTTTTTTTATCATAATGATTTGTGTCGCAGTTCTTCTTTTGCAGATTGTCATTAAATTTTTAGTGCACCATCAAATCGTTGCAAAAAATTATCTTGGACAGGACATTCCAATCGGTTTAGGTATGTATTTGTGGTTATATCTCATCGCTTATTACTCTTCTCTTCAATGGATCATTCCTTCAAACAAATTAATGCAAACTTTAATTCCTGAATACATTGTCATATTAACAATCTTATTTATTGTCGGATGGTTGGACGATCAAATAGGTGATTCAGAAGTAAAGGGTTTTAAAGGGCATTTAATGAAACTTGTGAGGGAACGAAAGTTAACTACGGGTTTACTTAAAGCTCTATCCACAGGGGGGTTAACTGTCTGGGTTTTAATTCTTTTAGAACACCATCCACTATTAGAAGTGATTCAGTTTTTCATTCTCAATTTAATGACAAACGGAGTTAATTTGTTGGATTTAAGACCGGGAAGAGCGATGAAGTTCTT
The window above is part of the Chengkuizengella sp. SCS-71B genome. Proteins encoded here:
- the spoIVB gene encoding SpoIVB peptidase, with protein sequence MFVKRLIGLLLVFFICIFGLSSPFQSYASFPTELRLFSGQGKKLDFTMPVHAQLTVKDPSVLKVNGQSKPSFQLDLNEPISIQSNEIGHTEMQLKLFGKIPFKKVSVNIMPDLKVIPGGQTIGVKLKSDGVLVVGHHLVSASEDNKISPGEKAKVKLGDLITEINQQKITKVSKVSDFVNDAGKKGQAINLTLLRNGKELNVKLKPVFDIEDNKYRLGLYIRDSAAGVGTLTFYSSDLKKYGALGHTITDMDTNTPIKVGEGEIVHSKVTSISKSKNGIPGEKRAILSNQGKVLGDITKNTPFGIFGNMGELPDHGKIKKALPVAFAEEIKKGPAQILTVVDGQKVEAFNIEIKHIAEQNAPATKGMIIKVTDPRLIEKTGGIVQGMSGSPIIQDGKIVGAVTHVFVNDPTSGYGCFIEWMLKDADIMENINKNKEDSAA
- the recN gene encoding DNA repair protein RecN: MLIECSIRNLAVIEEANIQFLNGFHVFTGETGAGKSMIIDALSLIIGGRGSSEFVRHGSQKTEIECLFQLEKDHPVINVLIKFGIEIDETENLIIRREITAQGKSSSRVNGILVNLSMLREIGECLINIHGQHEHQSLLNVDQHLLWLDLFGDEKIKNLKTKYQSIYKRYTMIQTELRQLQESDKQLLQMKDLYSFQIDEIEKAQLKIGEDEFLIEEKHKLANAEKMYDGINKAYQLLYGTEQTLDSIGKAVSNIEQISHYDQKVLQPLLEQIQSAYYQIEDSSFGLREYRESIEFNPSRLDEIEQRLALISSLKRKYGESLEEILNYVEKIKSELEQMENKDDKIQELEKEKEIILHELRKSAKQLSDKRRKISDQLSKKIELELRDLQMEKTRFDVHISNDLNHFTKEGWDRIEFMISPNPGEPLRPLHKIASGGEMSRIMLALKTIFSKMDRIPVLIFDEVDTGVSGRAAQAIAEKMSMLSTKCQVFSITHLPQVACMADVHYLIRKFIENDRTFTHVSHLHEGKRINEMARMLGGVEVTKTTEHHAKEMLVMADKKKEQRNHLQL
- a CDS encoding CsxC family protein, which produces MGVKVTPILCDCTSQTQSLCPDKIKVDVVVGELSLQIDLEADIELDTPAIDIKDIDKKVFLEQCEFISVNNSSSNCDCGIVNGKVFLGGFVRKNIRYSAADCANDDGVCGEIRHCTVNVPFNCVVPVEDSNVSSSHVEKGTMDFHGRKLKEFNQSISEPYNEPVKCCIDQVTFKEKDLFRNQVPLSYGPKTEKSFCVIREKMVILVDLTLIQKRKVESCLIISSSSKC
- the spo0A gene encoding sporulation transcription factor Spo0A; this translates as MQQKIQVLLADDNREFTNLLSEYISEQEDMEVMGVAFHGEEVIDLIEQGKTPDVLIVDIIMPHLDGLGVLEKLRELNISPQPKIIMLTAFGQENITQKAVQLGASYYILKPFDFDVLSNRIRQLVNHSSVVSSRSSQPPSSKQNIVPIAKTKNLDANITSIIHEIGVPAHIKGYQYLREAITMVYKNIEILGSITKTLYPAIAEKYKTTPSRVERAIRHAIEVAWTRGNIDSISLLFGYTVNISKSKPTNSEFIAMVADKLRIEHKVS
- a CDS encoding copper transporter, which produces MVSSRYYIITIISIFLALGIGILIGSTLGQQWIHHTEESIAERFMEKYESQLSINQELRKQVGSLQLLNQKTIPIFQHKKMMWISSEDVNKDMLAFAIQSVGGEWLEAPMRETPDLIMVSEGQFELMTNQMKDWKTLNEQSNPIIIQVSSNVLPFDEPQEIVNFVMYIKKIMEEETHATLGVYNYPSLE
- a CDS encoding glycosyltransferase family 2 protein is translated as MQPSVSIIIPAWNEGNNIIETLHSLHDLRNLEGKEKWNEIIVVDDGSEDDTYGKAKKWADLVIRHSENMGKGTSLETGWKKAKNEIIVFLDADLGQTAYLTSKLVAPIIESEMDMIIARFPKSNKKAGFGFVKKLAVNGIYWLSGYETTAPLSGQRAMRKSVLESISLSDGFGIEVGLTIDAVKKGFQLCEVDIAYKHRETGRDWAGFKHRGKQFISVSRTLYHKWRDPVC
- the steA gene encoding putative cytokinetic ring protein SteA, which gives rise to MKLWNQLNKKDFQDFFPLQGTVQVDKITKHLLMTIKPKQIAVIKHQNIDEIAARDIVRSKVKVVINADETMTGSYPTKGPLILLNAGIPILEIAKDFFKLFSNGQMVKIHSSHIYVGKNQIPFVMFTEDKYKHLIKISYKKLPVNLNSFIDNTLQYAQKEKDFVVQSLEIPKLKTILTNKPVVIVVRGKDYRNDLLAIKDFVEDINPVLIGVDGGADALLEHGYHPHLVIGDMDSISNHALLAGSELIVHAYPNGDAPGLKRIQSLGLEAKKISAAGTSEDIAMLLAYEKKAEMIITLGAHSHMIDFLEKGRKGMASTLLVRMKIGDKLIDAKGVSKLYQRKVKFRSMWPLPLAALFPILIMAYVHPGFRDIVHMLWVYIKLSVF